Within Sorangiineae bacterium MSr11367, the genomic segment ATCGTTCGCGGAGGGTCTCTCCCTCGAGGAGCGGCATCACCAAAAAGGCTGCCCCGTTTTCGTCGACCCCGTGATCGAGCACGGGTACGGCTCCGGGATGATTCACCTGATTGGCCGCGTGAGCCTCCCGATCGAAGAGTTGCAAAATGTCGGGATCGTCGGCGAATCGCTCGAGCAAGAACTTGACGGCGACCCGATGCCCTCGGCGATCCGTCGCCGCGTAAACCGCCGCCATTCCACCGACCCGGAGCAGCCGATCCACGCGGTACTTGCCCCGAATGGTGGTCCCGATGCGCATCAGTGCGCGTTCCGAGGCGGAAAGGCGGGGGGCGGGGGACGGCATGTTCAACCGCGGAACGTGCACGTCTCGCGGATGGCCGACCGGAGCCACGTGTGGGCGGCATCCGTGTGTACGCGGGGGTGCCAGATCATCAAGTAGCGAAAGCCGGTGAGCTCCGGCGGAGGTTCCAGCACCTTGACGCGTGGATTGTGCGGTTCTCCGGCCATGAGGCGTTTGGGGACGGTCGCAATCAACTCCGTGCCCGGAATGCAGCGCATGGCCGCAACGAAGTAGGGAACTTCGATCACGCACGTGCGCTGGTAGCCCAAGGCCAAAAGGCGCTGCTCGGGAATCGTTTGGCGGCCGCCCAGAATGCCAATGCCGATGTGCAGGCCGTTCGCATACTGCTTGAGCGTGATGCGCTTCGTATGCGGACTGTCTTTGGAAACGATGCAGACGAATTCGTCGTCGTAGATCACCTCGCGGTGGAATCGCTCCGGTGCGTGGCCGTCGTCGGCGTTCAAGGCCAGGTCCAGCCGGCCGTGCTCCAGTTCTTCGAGCGAACCGTCGTGCCAGGCGAGAAACTGGAACGTGACCCGCTTGGACTTCGGCAACACCGTGCGGCACAGGGTGGGGGTGATCACCTGCGCGGCGTTGTCCGTGACGGCGATGCGGAATGTCGCGTTCTCCTCCGTCGGATCGAACTCCGCCCCGGCGAGCATGCGATCGAGTCGAGGGAGGATCGCCGAAAGCTCCGACAGCATCCGCTGCCCTTTGGGCGTGGGCTCGTAGCCGCTGGCCGTTCGGATCAACAGGTCGTCGCGGAACATGTCGCGCAGTCGTTGAAGGGAGCGGCTCACCGCCGGCTGGCTCAGCGCCAGGCGTGATGCCGAGCGCGAAACACTGCGCTCCTCGGCCAGAACCGCGAACACGACCAGTAGGTTGAGATCAGCCTGGCGGAGTTGCGTCAAACGCATAATCGATATTGCTACTATGCATTGGAAGAATGGGCTCGCGCAACCCATTCTCTCCCTTGTCGACGCGGAACGAACCGCGACGCAACAGGGAGAAAAGACAATGGCACAGGTCAAAAAAGGGGCAATCGT encodes:
- a CDS encoding LysR family transcriptional regulator is translated as MFAVLAEERSVSRSASRLALSQPAVSRSLQRLRDMFRDDLLIRTASGYEPTPKGQRMLSELSAILPRLDRMLAGAEFDPTEENATFRIAVTDNAAQVITPTLCRTVLPKSKRVTFQFLAWHDGSLEELEHGRLDLALNADDGHAPERFHREVIYDDEFVCIVSKDSPHTKRITLKQYANGLHIGIGILGGRQTIPEQRLLALGYQRTCVIEVPYFVAAMRCIPGTELIATVPKRLMAGEPHNPRVKVLEPPPELTGFRYLMIWHPRVHTDAAHTWLRSAIRETCTFRG